A stretch of Paracoccus sp. MA DNA encodes these proteins:
- a CDS encoding I78 family peptidase inhibitor produces MRRFLLLVPLCALAACVEAEPPAQAPGTESDSCNAASFRGLIGQPRGVLDRMTLPAGTRVIGPRDAVTMDFRASRMNFEIGEDGRIAKIGCY; encoded by the coding sequence ATGCGGCGTTTCCTGCTGCTCGTCCCGCTTTGCGCGCTTGCCGCCTGCGTCGAGGCCGAGCCTCCGGCGCAGGCCCCCGGGACCGAGTCCGACAGCTGCAACGCGGCATCCTTCCGCGGCCTGATCGGCCAGCCGCGCGGGGTCCTTGACAGGATGACGTTGCCCGCGGGCACGCGCGTCATTGGTCCGCGCGATGCGGTGACGATGGATTTCCGTGCAAGCCGGATGAATTTCGAGATCGGCGAAGACGGCCGGATCGCCAAGATCGGCTGCTACTGA
- a CDS encoding CRISPR-associated endonuclease Cas3'', giving the protein MKILKYYAHTGIREDRSDWQLLADHLENTAALAAGRAAPLGLPAAAYMAGLFHDFGKYDPAFDRVLSGEKLLVDHSTAGAALLHARTPAGLRPISEVIGYAILGHHAGLPDRHGGDSSMERRLETFRDPIAPEISAAASPDFGPVARELAKLMRPASCGFDLSVAARMVFSCLVDADFRDTESFYAGLNGTRPDRDWPALADLLPEWRDAFGAHMAGFRQNGRINRLRAEILIHVRQAAAMAPGLFTLTVPTGGGKTLASLGFALDHAARHGHRRIIFAIPYAGAGIET; this is encoded by the coding sequence ATGAAGATTTTGAAATACTATGCGCATACGGGTATTCGTGAGGATCGAAGCGATTGGCAATTGCTGGCCGACCATCTCGAGAATACGGCTGCTCTGGCTGCCGGTCGAGCTGCACCCCTCGGGTTGCCGGCGGCGGCGTATATGGCTGGCCTTTTCCATGACTTTGGCAAATATGACCCCGCCTTTGATCGTGTCCTGTCCGGCGAAAAATTGCTTGTGGATCATTCGACGGCTGGGGCTGCCCTGCTGCATGCCCGGACGCCTGCCGGTTTGCGGCCAATTTCTGAAGTGATCGGCTATGCTATTCTGGGCCATCACGCCGGGTTGCCTGATCGCCATGGCGGCGACAGCAGTATGGAGCGCCGGCTTGAGACCTTCCGCGACCCGATCGCGCCGGAAATCTCGGCCGCGGCCAGCCCAGATTTTGGCCCGGTTGCCAGGGAACTGGCTAAGCTGATGCGCCCGGCATCTTGCGGCTTCGACCTGTCGGTCGCGGCGCGCATGGTGTTTTCCTGTCTGGTCGATGCCGATTTCCGCGATACCGAGTCCTTCTATGCCGGGCTGAACGGCACGCGGCCGGATCGCGACTGGCCGGCCCTGGCCGATCTGTTGCCGGAATGGAGAGACGCCTTCGGTGCGCATATGGCGGGGTTTCGCCAGAATGGCCGCATCAACCGCCTGCGCGCCGAGATCCTGATCCATGTCCGGCAGGCTGCGGCGATGGCGCCGGGGCTTTTCACGCTGACCGTGCCCACCGGCGGCGGCAAGACGCTGGCTTCACTGGGCTTTGCGTTGGACCACGCGGCACGTCATGGGCATCGCAGGATTATCTTTGCGATCCCTTACGCGGGGGCGGGGATCGAAACCTGA
- a CDS encoding class I SAM-dependent methyltransferase produces MPALEALIERKLQQLSVPLAVHLPSGRRLGPPDARVTITFKDMAALAPLASARLGRLGDEIVRGRARIEGSMRDLMRIVAALVPQDGQPVTPKPWQRLSNHLLSVLRHSRGRDARQIRAHYDVSDEFYALWLDPRRVYSCAYFAEPQMTLAQAQEAKLDLICRKLDLRPGERFVDIGAGWGGLLLHAARHYGVDATGITLSQNQFDHVSRIIAEEGLGDRVRILLCDYRDLEPGRPFDKLASVGMFEHVGRARMGTYCETLRRLLRPGGLALNHGIAASGLDDAMVGGGLGDFIEKYIFPGGELIHVSQAIRSMSQAGLEMVDTENLRPHYARTLWAWSDALEAQLPEAERVLARSMPPNRASEVLQAYRLYLAGCALAFEQGWVALYQILLIRPDPSLATPDLPGAQSAYPFRRDHIYR; encoded by the coding sequence ATGCCGGCTCTGGAAGCTCTGATCGAACGGAAACTGCAACAGCTCTCGGTCCCCTTGGCGGTGCACCTGCCCTCGGGGCGGCGGCTGGGCCCGCCCGACGCGCGGGTCACCATCACCTTCAAGGACATGGCCGCGCTGGCACCGCTGGCCTCGGCCCGGCTGGGGCGGCTGGGCGACGAGATCGTCCGCGGCCGCGCCCGGATCGAGGGCTCGATGCGCGACCTGATGCGGATCGTCGCGGCGCTGGTGCCCCAGGACGGCCAGCCGGTCACACCGAAGCCCTGGCAGCGGCTGTCCAATCACCTGCTTTCGGTGCTGCGCCACAGCCGCGGCCGCGACGCAAGGCAGATCCGCGCGCATTACGACGTCTCGGACGAGTTCTACGCGCTCTGGCTCGATCCGCGCCGGGTCTATTCCTGCGCCTATTTCGCCGAGCCGCAGATGACGCTGGCGCAGGCGCAAGAGGCCAAGCTGGACCTGATCTGCCGCAAGCTGGACCTGCGCCCGGGCGAGCGTTTCGTCGATATCGGCGCCGGCTGGGGCGGGCTTTTGCTGCATGCCGCGCGCCATTACGGCGTCGATGCCACCGGCATCACCCTGTCGCAGAACCAGTTCGACCATGTCAGCCGCATCATCGCCGAGGAGGGCCTGGGCGACCGGGTTCGCATCCTGCTGTGCGACTATCGCGATCTCGAGCCGGGGCGGCCTTTCGACAAGCTCGCCTCGGTGGGGATGTTCGAGCATGTGGGCCGCGCCAGGATGGGCACCTATTGCGAGACCCTGCGCCGCCTGCTGCGCCCCGGCGGGCTGGCGCTGAACCACGGCATCGCCGCCTCGGGGCTGGACGATGCCATGGTCGGCGGCGGCCTGGGCGATTTCATCGAGAAATACATCTTCCCGGGCGGCGAGCTGATCCATGTCAGCCAGGCCATCCGCAGCATGTCCCAGGCCGGGCTGGAAATGGTCGATACCGAAAACCTGCGGCCGCATTACGCGCGCACGCTTTGGGCCTGGTCCGACGCGCTGGAAGCGCAGCTGCCCGAGGCCGAGCGGGTTCTGGCGCGCTCGATGCCGCCGAACCGCGCCTCCGAGGTGCTGCAGGCCTATCGGCTGTATCTGGCGGGCTGCGCGCTGGCCTTCGAGCAGGGCTGGGTGGCGCTTTACCAGATCCTGCTGATCCGCCCCGATCCGAGCCTGGCAACCCCGGACCTGCCCGGCGCGCAATCCGCCTATCCGTTCCGGCGGGACCATATCTATCGCTGA
- a CDS encoding DUF5671 domain-containing protein, with product MKPSDQLSEFVRRAMAQGGDRDGIARALAHAGWSAPEIDEALEGWETAPGLPPVPRPRPYASAQEALLYGLLFLSLGMIGWHVCELGMALIDRLIPDPADRPYYGPGSSVRWSIASLIAFVPLFLALNRRVARISQGDAGRRRSLVRKWFASLTLLVASLVFLADGISVIYALLNGDLTARFAAKAALVAGVAGLVFAYYRDELND from the coding sequence ATGAAACCATCCGACCAGCTTTCCGAATTCGTCCGCCGGGCCATGGCGCAAGGCGGCGACCGCGACGGCATCGCCCGGGCGCTGGCCCATGCCGGCTGGTCCGCGCCCGAGATCGACGAGGCGCTGGAGGGCTGGGAAACCGCCCCCGGCCTGCCGCCGGTGCCGCGCCCGCGCCCCTATGCCTCGGCGCAGGAGGCGCTGCTTTACGGGCTCCTGTTCCTGTCGCTGGGCATGATCGGCTGGCATGTCTGCGAGCTGGGCATGGCGCTGATCGACCGGCTGATTCCCGATCCGGCCGACCGGCCCTATTACGGCCCCGGCAGCTCGGTGCGCTGGTCCATCGCCTCGCTGATCGCCTTCGTGCCGCTGTTCCTGGCGCTCAACCGCCGGGTGGCGCGGATCAGCCAGGGCGATGCCGGGCGGCGGCGGTCGCTGGTGCGCAAATGGTTCGCCTCGCTGACGCTGCTGGTCGCCTCGCTGGTGTTCCTGGCGGACGGGATCTCGGTGATCTATGCCTTGCTGAACGGCGACCTGACCGCGCGTTTCGCCGCCAAGGCCGCGCTGGTGGCCGGAGTCGCGGGGCTGGTCTTCGCCTATTACCGGGACGAGCTGAATGATTAA
- a CDS encoding GNAT family N-acetyltransferase: MDNDDMRLATAGDLAGIEALVNSAYAHYVPRIGRKPGPMLDDHAARIAAGRTHLLERDGAVLGLIVLIPQADALLVENVAVSPRAQGLGLGRRLMDFAEKRARAAGLPRLRLYTHVAMVENQALYARLGYAETRRVTEAGLHRIYMEKPLA; the protein is encoded by the coding sequence ATGGACAACGACGACATGCGCCTTGCCACGGCCGGCGATCTGGCCGGAATCGAGGCGCTGGTGAACAGCGCCTATGCGCATTACGTGCCCCGCATCGGCCGCAAGCCGGGGCCGATGCTGGACGACCATGCCGCGCGCATCGCCGCCGGCCGGACGCATCTGCTGGAACGGGACGGCGCGGTGCTGGGCCTGATCGTGCTGATCCCGCAGGCCGATGCGCTGCTGGTCGAGAACGTGGCGGTTTCACCCCGGGCGCAGGGGCTGGGGCTTGGCCGGCGGCTGATGGATTTCGCGGAAAAGCGCGCCCGCGCGGCGGGCCTGCCCCGGCTGCGGCTTTATACCCATGTGGCCATGGTCGAGAATCAGGCGCTCTATGCCCGGCTCGGCTATGCCGAAACCCGCCGCGTGACCGAGGCCGGGCTGCACCGCATCTATATGGAAAAGCCCCTGGCCTAG
- a CDS encoding condensation domain-containing protein, whose product MTHHQAAGLWMPLTLAQLDFWEEFRFHPGEAVSTVAHAMELRGVAEPEALARAIEATIAETDIMALRFRTNADGQPVQRVDPARRPALRRIDLSDRADARDHAFALMQADVDAALDLLAQPIAAQWLIRLANGHYLWFNRGHHIALDGYAMGLIERRCAQLYAALVQGADPGQPLRPLADYLNEETDYRASPRHAADGRHWAAVLEAEPHPRVLRKGSEDYPAEALSAAHDLSALREALMRQAQAVGMGWPDLLTVLCSAWAALRLRDGSAAYKRDAQGRIAMPVWLPYMSRMGSVAVSVPALVVNILPLDVTLHPGEPLAEALARLGARLRKLRRHGRYRIEQIAEDYGMEPRSRFFFSPLINVLPFDEARFAGCDTARHVLSNGPGDGFNITIRGDGEARGLELLVEADPTLTPPGDFARLAGGLPRFLSAALAPENLARPLDELPG is encoded by the coding sequence ATGACGCATCATCAGGCCGCGGGGTTGTGGATGCCCCTGACGCTGGCCCAGCTGGATTTCTGGGAAGAGTTCCGCTTTCACCCCGGCGAGGCGGTCTCGACCGTCGCCCATGCCATGGAACTGCGCGGGGTCGCCGAGCCCGAGGCGCTGGCCCGCGCCATCGAGGCCACCATCGCCGAGACCGACATCATGGCGTTGCGCTTCCGCACCAACGCCGACGGCCAGCCGGTGCAGCGGGTCGATCCGGCGCGGCGGCCCGCGCTGCGCCGCATCGACCTGTCGGACCGCGCCGATGCGCGCGACCACGCCTTCGCGCTGATGCAGGCCGATGTCGATGCGGCGCTGGACCTGCTGGCGCAACCCATCGCGGCGCAATGGCTGATCCGGCTGGCCAACGGGCATTACCTCTGGTTCAACCGCGGCCATCACATCGCGCTGGACGGCTATGCCATGGGCCTGATCGAGCGCCGCTGCGCCCAGCTTTACGCCGCGCTGGTCCAGGGCGCCGATCCCGGCCAGCCGCTGCGCCCGCTGGCCGACTATCTGAACGAGGAAACCGACTATCGCGCCAGCCCGCGCCACGCCGCCGACGGCCGGCACTGGGCCGCGGTGCTGGAAGCCGAGCCGCACCCGCGGGTGCTGCGCAAGGGCTCCGAGGACTATCCCGCCGAGGCGCTGTCGGCCGCGCATGACCTCTCGGCCCTGCGCGAGGCGCTGATGCGGCAGGCGCAGGCGGTCGGCATGGGCTGGCCGGACCTCTTGACGGTGCTCTGCTCGGCCTGGGCGGCGCTGCGCCTGCGCGACGGCTCGGCCGCGTACAAGCGCGATGCGCAGGGCCGCATCGCCATGCCGGTCTGGCTGCCCTATATGAGCCGCATGGGCAGCGTCGCCGTCTCGGTCCCGGCGCTGGTGGTGAACATCCTGCCGCTGGACGTGACGCTGCATCCGGGCGAACCGCTGGCCGAGGCGCTGGCCCGGCTGGGCGCGCGGCTGCGCAAGCTGCGCCGCCATGGCCGCTATCGCATCGAGCAGATCGCCGAGGATTACGGCATGGAACCGCGCAGCCGCTTCTTCTTCTCGCCGCTGATCAACGTGCTGCCCTTTGACGAGGCGCGCTTCGCCGGCTGCGACACCGCGCGGCACGTGCTGTCGAACGGGCCGGGCGACGGGTTCAACATCACCATCCGCGGCGATGGCGAGGCGCGGGGGCTGGAGCTGCTGGTCGAGGCCGATCCGACCCTGACCCCGCCCGGGGATTTCGCCCGGCTGGCCGGGGGCCTGCCGCGCTTCCTTTCCGCGGCGCTGGCGCCGGAAAACCTGGCGCGGCCGCTGGACGAACTGCCCGGCTGA
- a CDS encoding (2,3-dihydroxybenzoyl)adenylate synthase: MIEFSPWPQDLAQRYREAGYWIDQPLTHILDAQLAAAPAAEALVCGDRRFSYADLDRLSRNLAARLAQQGLGHGDTAVVQLPNVAEFYIAFFALLRIGVAPVNALFSHRRLELTEYVRQIAPRLVIASRQHELFRDDALADELRAGGVGHVLLLGEDAPERSLTHWLADGAELPAGAGPTPADQVAFFQLSGGSTGTPKLIPRTHNDYDYSIRASVEICGVTSATRFLCALPAGHNFTMSSPGALGVFHAGGTVVMAPSPEPLTCFDIIARERVTMAPLVPPAVALWLRAVEEEPARRVQIGSLDLMLVGGASFAEATARRVPELLGCRLQQVFGMAEGLVNYTRLTDPEEVIFTTQGRPISPDDEVRILDEDGQPVPDGTPGALATRGPYTFRGYYRSPEHNAKAFDAEGFYHSGDVVVRQGGNLRVVGRIKDQINRGGEKIAAEEIENLLVRHPDITHAALVAAPDAHLGEKSCAFLVLRDGAGKLSPPALRRHLLELGVAEYKLPDRFRFLPELPLTAVGKIDKRRLRDSLVAETA; the protein is encoded by the coding sequence ATGATTGAATTCAGCCCCTGGCCGCAGGATCTCGCGCAACGCTATCGCGAGGCCGGCTATTGGATCGACCAGCCGCTGACCCATATCCTCGACGCCCAGCTTGCCGCCGCGCCCGCAGCCGAGGCGCTGGTCTGCGGCGACCGGCGTTTCAGCTATGCCGACCTGGACCGGCTGTCGCGCAACCTGGCGGCGCGGCTGGCGCAGCAGGGGCTGGGCCATGGCGACACGGCGGTGGTGCAGCTGCCCAATGTGGCCGAGTTCTACATCGCCTTCTTCGCGCTTTTGCGCATCGGCGTGGCGCCGGTGAATGCGCTGTTCAGCCATCGCCGGCTGGAGCTGACCGAATATGTGCGCCAGATCGCGCCGCGTCTGGTCATCGCCTCGCGCCAGCACGAGCTGTTCCGCGACGACGCCCTTGCCGATGAGCTGCGCGCCGGCGGGGTGGGCCATGTCCTGCTGCTGGGCGAGGACGCGCCCGAACGCAGCCTGACCCATTGGCTGGCCGATGGCGCCGAACTGCCGGCGGGGGCCGGGCCGACGCCCGCCGATCAGGTTGCCTTCTTCCAGCTGTCGGGCGGCAGCACCGGCACGCCCAAGCTGATTCCGCGCACCCATAACGATTACGACTACAGCATCCGCGCCAGCGTCGAGATCTGCGGCGTCACCTCGGCCACGCGTTTCCTCTGCGCGCTGCCGGCGGGGCACAACTTCACCATGAGCTCGCCCGGCGCGCTGGGGGTGTTCCATGCCGGCGGCACGGTGGTCATGGCCCCCAGCCCCGAGCCGCTGACCTGTTTCGACATCATCGCCCGCGAGCGCGTCACCATGGCCCCGCTGGTCCCGCCCGCCGTGGCGCTGTGGCTGCGCGCGGTCGAGGAAGAGCCCGCGCGCCGGGTGCAGATCGGCAGCCTCGACCTGATGCTGGTCGGCGGCGCCAGCTTTGCCGAGGCCACGGCTCGGCGCGTGCCGGAACTGCTGGGCTGCCGCTTGCAGCAGGTTTTCGGCATGGCCGAAGGGCTGGTGAACTACACCCGCCTGACCGACCCCGAGGAGGTGATCTTTACCACCCAGGGCCGCCCGATCAGCCCCGACGACGAGGTCCGCATCCTGGACGAGGACGGCCAGCCGGTCCCCGATGGCACGCCGGGCGCGCTGGCCACCCGCGGCCCCTATACCTTCCGCGGCTATTACCGCAGCCCCGAGCACAATGCGAAGGCCTTCGATGCCGAGGGCTTCTATCACTCGGGCGACGTGGTGGTGCGGCAGGGCGGCAACCTGCGCGTCGTCGGCCGCATCAAGGACCAGATCAACCGCGGCGGCGAGAAGATCGCCGCCGAGGAGATCGAGAACCTGCTGGTCCGCCATCCCGACATCACCCATGCCGCGCTGGTCGCGGCCCCCGATGCGCATCTGGGCGAGAAAAGCTGCGCCTTCCTGGTGCTGCGCGACGGGGCGGGCAAGCTTTCCCCGCCGGCGCTGCGCCGGCACCTGCTGGAACTGGGCGTGGCCGAATACAAGCTGCCCGACCGTTTCCGCTTCCTGCCCGAACTGCCGCTGACGGCGGTGGGCAAGATCGACAAGCGCCGCCTGCGCGACAGCCTGGTGGCCGAAACCGCCTGA
- a CDS encoding phosphopantetheine-binding protein has product MDIAEKTDLSPEWLAARVAAMIEDDCEIEPGENLVLYGLDSIAVMTFSSELKQMGIEASFEELAREPSLDNWWALIASRL; this is encoded by the coding sequence ATGGATATTGCCGAAAAGACCGATCTCAGCCCCGAATGGCTGGCCGCCCGCGTGGCCGCGATGATCGAGGACGATTGCGAGATCGAGCCGGGCGAGAACCTCGTCCTTTACGGGCTCGATTCGATCGCGGTGATGACCTTTTCGTCCGAACTGAAGCAGATGGGCATCGAGGCCAGCTTCGAGGAGCTGGCCCGCGAGCCGTCGCTGGACAACTGGTGGGCGCTGATCGCGTCGCGGCTGTAA
- a CDS encoding SDR family oxidoreductase, producing the protein MRLTGFQGRTAIVTGAAGGIGRAVVAALLDAGATVVASDTESALAANPVAGAENRALDVRDGDAVEALVAEVEAAHGPLGLGVHAAGVLGIGPLLDIAPEEWERVMGVNARGTFNVTRAFGRAMVRNGGGAIVAVSSNAAGIPRLNMGAYAASKAAATMLVRCLGLELAAQGVRCNIVAPGSTLTPMQTGMWTEDGGAGERAVIEGSLEAYRTGIPLKKLATPEDIAGAVMFMLSDQAGHVTMADLYVDGGATLRA; encoded by the coding sequence ATGCGCCTGACCGGATTTCAGGGCCGGACCGCCATCGTCACCGGCGCGGCCGGCGGCATCGGCCGGGCCGTGGTCGCCGCACTGCTGGACGCCGGCGCGACGGTCGTCGCCAGCGATACCGAATCGGCGCTGGCCGCGAACCCGGTCGCGGGGGCCGAGAACCGGGCACTGGACGTGCGCGACGGCGATGCCGTCGAGGCGCTGGTGGCCGAGGTCGAGGCCGCGCATGGCCCGCTGGGGCTGGGCGTCCATGCGGCCGGCGTGCTGGGCATCGGGCCGCTGCTGGATATCGCGCCCGAGGAATGGGAGCGGGTGATGGGCGTCAATGCCCGGGGCACCTTCAACGTCACCCGCGCCTTCGGCCGCGCCATGGTGCGCAACGGCGGCGGCGCCATTGTCGCGGTCAGCTCGAACGCGGCGGGGATTCCGCGCCTGAACATGGGCGCCTATGCCGCATCCAAGGCGGCGGCGACCATGCTGGTCCGCTGCCTGGGGCTGGAACTGGCGGCGCAGGGCGTGCGCTGCAACATCGTCGCGCCGGGCTCGACCCTGACGCCGATGCAGACCGGCATGTGGACCGAGGACGGCGGCGCCGGCGAGCGCGCGGTGATCGAGGGCAGCCTGGAAGCCTATCGCACCGGCATCCCGCTGAAGAAGCTGGCGACGCCCGAGGACATCGCCGGCGCGGTGATGTTCATGCTGTCGGATCAGGCGGGCCATGTCACCATGGCCGACCTGTATGTCGACGGCGGCGCGACGCTGCGCGCCTGA
- a CDS encoding isochorismatase family protein, producing the protein MALPGIAPYAPPTEAELPKARGPWQPDRDRLALLVHDMQRYFCRPYPEGAPLAPVVGNIARLIHAARAAGVPVFYTAQKGDQFRPDRGLQADLWGPGMSAVPEHEEILPELAPAAGDIVLVKHRYSAFQRSNLEHLMRARGRDQLMICGVYAHIGCLATAVEAFQRDIEVFAVADAQADFSREKHDMAMGWIAATCGVALSTRQALAALEAQEVKSCA; encoded by the coding sequence ATGGCCCTGCCCGGCATCGCCCCCTATGCCCCCCCAACCGAGGCCGAGCTGCCCAAGGCCCGCGGGCCCTGGCAGCCCGACCGCGACCGGCTGGCGCTGCTGGTCCACGACATGCAGCGCTATTTCTGCCGCCCCTATCCCGAGGGCGCGCCGCTGGCGCCGGTGGTCGGCAATATCGCGCGGCTGATCCATGCGGCGCGGGCGGCGGGCGTGCCGGTGTTCTACACTGCGCAGAAGGGCGACCAGTTCCGCCCGGATCGCGGCCTGCAGGCCGACCTGTGGGGGCCGGGCATGAGCGCCGTCCCCGAACACGAGGAGATCCTGCCCGAACTGGCCCCGGCCGCGGGCGACATCGTGCTGGTCAAGCATCGCTACAGCGCCTTCCAGCGTTCCAACCTGGAGCATCTGATGCGGGCGCGCGGCCGCGACCAGCTGATGATCTGCGGCGTCTATGCCCATATCGGCTGCCTCGCCACCGCCGTCGAGGCGTTCCAGCGCGACATCGAGGTCTTTGCCGTGGCCGATGCCCAGGCCGATTTCTCGCGCGAGAAGCACGACATGGCCATGGGCTGGATCGCCGCCACCTGCGGCGTGGCCCTGTCCACCCGGCAGGCGCTGGCCGCACTGGAAGCGCAAGAGGTGAAGTCATGCGCCTGA
- a CDS encoding isochorismate synthase MenF, giving the protein MPDPVLFGFDGPSGRILGRGAARRVAPGNAATLEARVAAALAAAAPGEMIGGALPFDREAADCLWQCRRGEAPAPTGIAPQGLPLPDWHLAAEPAAGDYAGAVARALGIMAEEAGSRHALEKIVLARTLLVESAVPIPVEALMARLRADRSVTAFRVALPAGPDHPQGRTLCGATPELLVEKRGRSIASHPLAGSARRLADPVADRAAAEALAGSGKDHREHALVVESILDTLAPWCRELGCPEGTRVTSTRSMWHLGTRIEGRLKDEGTPSVVLASALHPTPAVCGVPMARAAGFIKALEPVARDFYAGAVGWCEAGGDGAWYVAIRCAEISGRRARLYAGAGIVPGSDPMAEAAETGAKFGAFLAALGLPQDAGLAGVARKDGEN; this is encoded by the coding sequence GTGCCTGATCCAGTCCTTTTCGGTTTCGACGGCCCTTCGGGGCGCATCCTTGGCCGGGGCGCGGCGCGGCGGGTCGCCCCCGGCAATGCGGCGACGCTGGAGGCGCGGGTCGCAGCGGCCCTTGCCGCAGCCGCGCCGGGCGAGATGATCGGCGGTGCCCTGCCCTTCGACCGCGAGGCGGCGGACTGTCTGTGGCAATGCCGGCGCGGCGAGGCGCCCGCGCCGACGGGCATCGCGCCGCAGGGCCTGCCGCTGCCGGACTGGCACCTGGCCGCCGAGCCTGCGGCAGGGGACTATGCCGGCGCCGTGGCCCGCGCGCTTGGCATCATGGCCGAAGAGGCCGGCAGCCGCCACGCGCTGGAAAAGATCGTGCTGGCCCGCACGCTGCTGGTCGAATCCGCCGTCCCGATCCCGGTCGAGGCGCTGATGGCCCGGCTGCGCGCCGACCGCAGTGTCACGGCCTTCCGCGTGGCGCTGCCCGCCGGGCCCGACCATCCGCAGGGCCGGACGCTTTGCGGCGCCACGCCCGAGTTGCTGGTCGAGAAGCGGGGCCGCAGCATCGCCTCGCATCCGCTGGCAGGTTCGGCGCGCCGGCTGGCCGATCCGGTCGCCGACCGCGCCGCCGCCGAGGCGCTGGCCGGCTCGGGCAAGGATCACCGCGAACATGCGCTGGTGGTGGAATCCATCCTCGACACGCTGGCGCCCTGGTGCCGCGAGTTGGGCTGCCCCGAGGGCACGCGCGTCACCTCGACCCGCAGCATGTGGCACCTGGGCACCCGGATCGAGGGGCGGCTGAAGGACGAGGGCACGCCCTCGGTCGTGCTGGCCTCGGCACTGCATCCGACGCCGGCGGTCTGCGGCGTGCCGATGGCGCGGGCGGCGGGCTTCATCAAGGCCCTTGAACCCGTGGCGCGGGATTTCTATGCCGGCGCGGTCGGCTGGTGCGAGGCAGGCGGCGACGGCGCCTGGTATGTCGCCATCCGCTGCGCCGAGATCAGCGGCCGGCGGGCGCGGCTTTATGCCGGGGCGGGGATCGTTCCCGGCTCGGACCCGATGGCCGAGGCCGCCGAAACCGGCGCGAAATTCGGCGCCTTCCTGGCCGCCTTGGGCCTGCCGCAGGATGCGGGCCTGGCCGGGGTGGCGCGCAAGGACGGAGAGAACTGA
- a CDS encoding diacylglycerol kinase family protein, translated as MTSQCDPAEGPGFELGNARVCAIVNMGSGREAGEDIAGKLRGALHGRVAAFEVRGTGKGADLPAMARAAVAEGFDLIVAAGGDGTQAAVAGAVAGTRVAMAVIPGGTFNYFARDLDSGETVEAALAIFDAPRIRRVHVGEMNGMIFLNNASFGAYPEILRRRESIYRRWGRSRLAAYWSAVVALWTLRRPLHLTVRANGEERHFTTALAFVAKSAYQLDSFGLEGADCVRRGQLALLVARARRPGPLVRSALRLAIGKTARYADFDLICADEFELETVPRHEYVAHDGEKTWMDSPFRVRVRHGALKVLVPAGSGGRDAG; from the coding sequence ATGACCAGCCAATGCGACCCTGCGGAAGGCCCCGGATTCGAACTGGGCAATGCACGGGTCTGTGCCATCGTGAACATGGGCTCGGGCCGCGAGGCGGGCGAGGACATCGCCGGCAAGTTGCGCGGCGCGCTGCACGGGCGGGTGGCCGCGTTCGAGGTCCGCGGCACCGGCAAGGGCGCCGACCTGCCCGCCATGGCCCGGGCCGCGGTGGCCGAGGGCTTCGACCTGATCGTCGCGGCGGGGGGCGACGGCACCCAGGCCGCCGTGGCCGGAGCGGTCGCGGGCACGCGGGTGGCGATGGCGGTGATCCCCGGCGGCACCTTCAACTATTTCGCCCGCGACCTCGACTCGGGCGAGACGGTCGAGGCGGCTCTGGCGATCTTCGACGCCCCCCGCATCCGCCGGGTCCATGTCGGCGAGATGAACGGCATGATCTTCCTGAACAACGCCAGCTTCGGCGCCTATCCCGAGATCCTGCGGCGCCGCGAAAGCATCTATCGCCGCTGGGGCCGCTCGCGGCTTGCGGCCTATTGGTCGGCGGTGGTGGCGCTGTGGACCCTGCGCCGGCCGCTGCACCTGACGGTGCGCGCGAATGGCGAAGAGCGGCATTTCACCACCGCGCTGGCCTTCGTGGCGAAAAGCGCCTACCAGCTGGACAGTTTCGGGCTGGAGGGGGCCGATTGCGTGCGCCGGGGCCAGCTGGCGCTGCTGGTGGCGCGGGCCAGGCGGCCGGGGCCGCTGGTGCGCTCGGCCCTGCGGCTGGCCATCGGCAAGACGGCGCGCTATGCCGATTTCGACCTGATCTGCGCCGATGAATTCGAGCTAGAGACCGTGCCGCGCCATGAATACGTCGCCCATGACGGCGAAAAGACCTGGATGGATTCACCCTTTCGCGTCCGCGTGCGGCACGGCGCGCTGAAGGTGCTGGTCCCGGCTGGAAGCGGCGGGCGGGATGCCGGATGA